The following are encoded in a window of Haliotis asinina isolate JCU_RB_2024 chromosome 14, JCU_Hal_asi_v2, whole genome shotgun sequence genomic DNA:
- the LOC137261791 gene encoding tetraspanin-8-like isoform X2, with protein sequence MCLGGKIDNIKYLMYAFNILFMVFGLGLIGFGIWLRLGPVTGKYIDEAYNFNALYIPAYVFITVGAVMVVIGNIGICGAIRKKQQLLMVFFISLFVFFVILLVTGIIVLTQRGPLKDAIRDHLQSKVAAFNKQDAQMYMDNFQNTFNCCGGKRGVFDYRIINITTDNCTPETHYKPCADEYMKQLTPDVVLTIGVAFGVAAVMVLGMSLSLIFSCVARRAGY encoded by the exons ATGTGTCTTGGAGGGAAGATTGACAACATTAAATATTTGATGTACGCATTCAACATTTTGTTCATG GTCTTTGGTCTCGGCTTAATAGGCTTTGGGATATGGCTCCGACTTGGTCCAGTTACAGGCAAATATATAGATGAAGCGTACAATTTCAATGCATTGTACATACCAGCCTATGTCTTCATCACAGTCGGTGCCGTGATGGTCGTCATTGGAAATATCGGAATCTGTGGTGCAATCAGAAAGAAACAGCAACTCCTTATGGTG tTCTTCATAAGTTTGTTCGTCTTCTTTGTCATTCTTCTTGTGACCGGAATTATCGTCTTAACTCAAAGGGGCCCA TTAAAAGATGCTATCCGTGATCACCTACAGAGCAAAGTCGCAGCTTTCAATAAACAAGATGCTCAAATGTATATGGACAATTTTCAGAATACA TTTAACTGCTGTGGGGGAAAAAGAGGTGTTTTCGACTATCGCATCATCAACATAACCACGGACAACTGTACACCAGAGACCCACTACAAG CCTTGTGCCGACGAGTACATGAAGCAGCTGACACCTGACGTTGTCTTAACGATCGGAGTCGCCTTCGGGGTTGCCGCTGTTATG GTTTTAGGAATGAGTCTGTCATTGATATTCAGCTGTGTAGCACGGAGGGCAGGATATTGA
- the LOC137261791 gene encoding CD9 antigen-like isoform X3 encodes MCLGGKIDNIKYLMYAFNILFMILGLGIVGFGIWIRVDPDAGKYINESVDFNALLTASSIFIGTGCFILFVGVVGICGTIRRSQCLLVVFFIGLFIIFLVLLATGVIVLIQMDNVKDAFGDYLQSKVNVYHSDKDAKLFIHNLQKAFHCCGAKLGRVDYPIATIADAPCEVDTFLKPCAEEFFQTLAPNLGVTAGVAFIGTFIMIVGMVLSMMFCCAVRKASP; translated from the exons ATGTGTCTTGGAGGGAAGATTGACAACATTAAATATTTGATGTACGCATTCAACATTTTGTTCATG ATTCTTGGACTTGGGATTGTAGGATTTGGAATCTGGATTCGGGTTGATCCAGACGCCGGGAAATACATAAACGAGTCTGTCGATTTTAACGCGCTACTGACAGCCTCCAGTATCTTCATCGGCACCGGCTGCTTCATCCTCTTTGTTGGCGTTGTCGGCATCTGTGGGACAATCAGAAGGAGCCAGTGTCTTCTTGTTGTG TTCTTCATCGGTTTGTTCATCATATTTTTGGTTCTACTTGCGACTGGCGTGATTGTTCTCATCCAGATGGATAAC GTTAAAGACGCATTCGGTGATTACCTTCAGAGCAAAGTGAATGTCTACCATAGCGACAAAGATGCCAAGCTTTTCATACATAACCTCCAGAAAGCG TTCCATTGCTGCGGAGCAAAACTTGGACGTGTAGATTATCCTATCGCCACCATTGCTGACGCCCCCTGTGAAGTTGATACCTTTCTGAAG CCCTGTGCCGAAGAGTTTTTCCAAACACTGGCACCTAATCTTGGAGTCACGGCTGGAGTGGCATTTATTGGTACATTTATTATG ATTGTAGGAATGGTTTTGTCTATGATGTTCTGCTGTGCCGTAAGGAAGGCATCGCCATGA
- the LOC137261791 gene encoding CD9 antigen-like isoform X1 — translation MCSCEKFGCIKYLLYAFNVLFLILGLGIVGFGIWIRVDPDAGKYINESVDFNALLTASSIFIGTGCFILFVGVVGICGTIRRSQCLLVVFFIGLFIIFLVLLATGVIVLIQMDNVKDAFGDYLQSKVNVYHSDKDAKLFIHNLQKAFHCCGAKLGRVDYPIATIADAPCEVDTFLKPCAEEFFQTLAPNLGVTAGVAFIGTFIMIVGMVLSMMFCCAVRKASP, via the exons ATGTGTTCTTGTGAAAAATTTGGATGCATCAAATATTTGTTGTACGCCTTCAACGTTCTGTTCTTG ATTCTTGGACTTGGGATTGTAGGATTTGGAATCTGGATTCGGGTTGATCCAGACGCCGGGAAATACATAAACGAGTCTGTCGATTTTAACGCGCTACTGACAGCCTCCAGTATCTTCATCGGCACCGGCTGCTTCATCCTCTTTGTTGGCGTTGTCGGCATCTGTGGGACAATCAGAAGGAGCCAGTGTCTTCTTGTTGTG TTCTTCATCGGTTTGTTCATCATATTTTTGGTTCTACTTGCGACTGGCGTGATTGTTCTCATCCAGATGGATAAC GTTAAAGACGCATTCGGTGATTACCTTCAGAGCAAAGTGAATGTCTACCATAGCGACAAAGATGCCAAGCTTTTCATACATAACCTCCAGAAAGCG TTCCATTGCTGCGGAGCAAAACTTGGACGTGTAGATTATCCTATCGCCACCATTGCTGACGCCCCCTGTGAAGTTGATACCTTTCTGAAG CCCTGTGCCGAAGAGTTTTTCCAAACACTGGCACCTAATCTTGGAGTCACGGCTGGAGTGGCATTTATTGGTACATTTATTATG ATTGTAGGAATGGTTTTGTCTATGATGTTCTGCTGTGCCGTAAGGAAGGCATCGCCATGA